In Blautia sp. SC05B48, a single genomic region encodes these proteins:
- the cls gene encoding cardiolipin synthase, which produces MKQDTLEGKAKTKNGVKRLCFSIICILLEVIFIITIVTRLNEYAEIINLFTRILSGILVLGLYASNKTSSMKMPWVILILIFPIMGVGLYLLIGLNGGTHKMRERYAEIDSKLLPMLPDSQECLSRIKETIPKAGNIASYIQRNSQYPIYQNTDIVYFDEAVKGLEAQLKDLEKAQKFIFMEYHAIEDAEAWHKIQDVLEERVKAGVKVRVFYDDMGSIGFINTDFVKKMEAIGIHCRVFNPFMPGLNLFLNNRDHRKITVIDGKVGFTGGYNLANEYFNYTHPYGQWKDTGIRLEGDAVQSLTVTFLEMWNAVSDKDANDSDFSKYLFHYDYAAQQTGFVQPYADSPMDNEQVGEEVYISMINKAEKYCWFMTPYLIITDEMTHALCLAAKRGVDVRIITPGIPDKKFIYNITRSFYHGLVKHGVRVYEWTPGFCHAKMSVADDCMATCGTINLDYRSLYHHFENGCFMADCQAVVEIKNDLIRTMGECRDVTDQYQTGRSAYLRLGQLFMRLFAGLL; this is translated from the coding sequence ATGAAACAAGATACTTTAGAGGGCAAAGCAAAAACAAAAAATGGGGTAAAACGGCTGTGTTTTTCCATAATCTGCATTCTGCTGGAAGTGATTTTTATTATTACTATCGTAACACGCTTGAATGAATATGCAGAAATCATAAATTTATTTACAAGGATTTTGAGTGGGATCTTGGTTTTGGGATTGTACGCATCAAATAAGACATCCTCTATGAAAATGCCTTGGGTCATTTTAATTCTAATTTTCCCAATTATGGGTGTAGGCCTGTATTTGTTGATTGGTTTGAATGGTGGCACACATAAAATGCGTGAGCGATATGCAGAAATTGATAGCAAATTGTTACCAATGCTTCCGGACAGTCAGGAGTGTTTGAGCAGAATAAAAGAAACAATTCCGAAAGCAGGAAATATAGCAAGTTACATACAAAGAAATTCGCAGTATCCAATCTATCAGAATACGGATATTGTGTATTTTGATGAAGCAGTGAAAGGATTAGAGGCACAGCTTAAGGATTTGGAGAAAGCACAGAAGTTTATCTTTATGGAATATCATGCGATAGAAGACGCTGAAGCATGGCATAAGATTCAAGATGTTCTGGAAGAGCGAGTAAAAGCAGGTGTGAAAGTTAGAGTATTCTACGATGATATGGGTTCTATAGGCTTTATTAACACAGATTTTGTGAAAAAGATGGAGGCAATAGGAATTCATTGCCGTGTATTCAATCCGTTTATGCCAGGTTTAAATCTGTTTTTGAACAATCGTGATCATAGAAAAATAACAGTTATTGATGGAAAAGTCGGATTTACAGGTGGATATAATCTAGCAAACGAATATTTTAATTACACACACCCGTATGGACAGTGGAAAGATACAGGTATTCGTTTAGAAGGAGATGCTGTTCAGTCGCTTACGGTGACATTTTTGGAAATGTGGAATGCAGTAAGTGATAAGGATGCTAATGATTCTGATTTTAGTAAATACCTTTTCCACTATGATTATGCGGCACAGCAAACTGGGTTTGTTCAACCTTATGCAGACAGCCCTATGGATAATGAGCAAGTAGGAGAAGAAGTTTATATCAGTATGATAAATAAAGCTGAAAAATATTGTTGGTTTATGACTCCATATCTAATCATAACAGATGAAATGACGCATGCGTTATGTCTGGCTGCTAAGCGAGGGGTAGACGTAAGAATTATCACACCTGGTATCCCTGATAAAAAATTCATTTATAATATAACTCGTTCTTTTTATCATGGATTGGTTAAACATGGTGTTCGGGTTTATGAGTGGACTCCTGGTTTCTGTCATGCAAAAATGAGTGTGGCAGATGACTGTATGGCAACTTGTGGAACAATTAATCTGGATTATCGAAGTTTATATCACCATTTTGAAAACGGCTGTTTTATGGCAGATTGTCAGGCAGTTGTAGAAATAAAAAATGATCTGATAAGAACGATGGGAGAATGTCGTGATGTGACAGACCAATATCAAACCGGACGAAGTGCATATTTGCGACTGGGACAATTATTTATGAGATTATTTGCTGGATTGCTATAA